In Elephas maximus indicus isolate mEleMax1 chromosome 25, mEleMax1 primary haplotype, whole genome shotgun sequence, the genomic stretch ATTTCAGATCTGGAAAAGTGCATATCACACCTCCTCatcacacagagacacaaagtagGCTTTACTATAAGACAGTGGGCCTTACAGTTAGGTAGGATCTTATGGTAAAGTAGGAAGCAGTAGAATGAAGATAGGACAAGGTATCCCCATTCATCTCTAGAATcctagcagctgctccttggaaagcactGAGCAGAGTCGGGTTTGAATCTGGGGAATGGAGCCCATCTCATAAGATGGgtatgaggatgaaatgagatactGCATGTGAAGTGTCAGCCCCAAGGTGGCACCAAGTAACTATGTTTTCCTTCCTTAGGTGGAATTATAGAATGTCACAACAGGAAGAGAATTTGGGGTTCTCcatttattttacttcatttttccttTGAACCTTAAGTTTACAGAATTGTACCTTTCATAATTCTTGCTTCTTGACACTCTCATCATTGATCAATGTATGGTCCTCTTTTAATAATCTACTTACCTACCTTCCTACCTACTTACCTGCCTACTTATCCATTTGTCCACCTGTCTTAATTTCTTGGttctgccgtaacagaaataccacaagtgggtggcttcaacaaacagaaatttgatttctcacagtttaggaggctagaagtccaaattcagagtgccggctctagggaaaacctctctctgtctgctctggaggaaaattCGTTTCAGTTTCTCTAGTGTTTTTCTCAGCGTTCCTTCGGggcatgtatcttcccctctgtttgtgctttgtgtctaatctgctctttttatatttcaaaagtcatTAGGTTTTAAGATACATCTTGCACTGATATgggcttattaacataacaaagaaaaccttattcccaaatggaatatATAGAGTATGTGAAtgttataggggttaggatttataacacatatttttcggggatacaatttaattcataacatcatctatccatccatccatccatccatccatccatccatccatccatccatccatccatccatccatccatccatccatccatccatccatccatccatccatccatccgtcatctacctacctacctacatacTTATCTATCAATCTTACTTTGTTAATATGTCTATTTATTGCTTGTTTATGATAATATAAACATCCATGAAACCACCACCCAACATGGAAGTAAGAACCTTGACAATAACTCCCGTATGCTTACATGTACCCATTCTTCCCATCCCTGTGCCTCTTTCCATCCAAGGTGACTAGAATCCTGAATCTTGGGATTCTTTTCTAAAAATATGATTTTATCATATTTATATGTATTCCTAAAAACTATATAATGTTAGCTACTTTAGCTTTATAAAAAGAATATATGctatatgattttttttgtggtttaCTCCCCCTCAACGTTTTTATAGCTAAGATTTATCCAGATTATTGTGTGTAGCTGCTgtataacattccattgtgtgactacacCACAATTATTTACCCATCAACCTATATGTGGGCATTTGTACTGTTTTTAAGTTTTGCTGATTTCAAACAATActactatgtatttttttttttgtccatatcTTCTAGTATATATGTGCAAGAGCTTCTTTGGGGTGTAACTGAAGCATGGCAATACCAGGTTATAGGATATGCGAATACTCAACTCAAAAAAATTTTCCAAACTGTTTCCAAAGCAGCTGTGCCAATTCATGTGCCCACCAGAAAGAATGAGCCAGTTGCTCCTTTATTTTTGCTATTTGAACAGGGACaaaatggtatctcagtgtggtCTTGACTTGGCTTTCTCAAATTCCTAATGAGGTTGGACTTCTCTTTATGCGTatttcccatagtgtttcctttaGCTCCATTTTAATGATGGGCAGTGTGGTTTCATTGCAGAGCGTGGATGCTCACACTGTGCTTTCCTTGAGGAGCCGGGAAGGGGCTGTTAGACCTGCAAGCATGCGTTTCCCTCTGGATTGGGGCTTGCCTTGCCTCTGCTGAATTTCTCAGTTAAAGTCATGGACCTCATGCCACGAATTTCCTCAGAAGCTTAGTACCTGGGTAGGCTGTGAGAGCCCACCTCTCACTACTGACCTTCCTGGTCCAGGCTTTCACTTTCTCTGGGGGCTGCAGGACGTGGGAattgggagaaagggagggacagCTAGGGCCGAACAGGTCTCAGAAGGCTGCCGAGGCAGGAGAAGCTGGGGTAACAGCTACAGGCGTCACAGCAGTGCCCCGTCCTAGGTGAGTCTTTCTGAataaggcaggaggagacagacaGTCTCGTGTCACAGGGGAGGGCCTGGGCAGTGCCTGTCACCCACAGAAGGAACAGGGAGCTGAGGTGAGGCCCCTGCTCTTCTTAGACCTCTCCTCAGAGGATTTCTCTCCACACCGAACCCCCTCATTCTCTACCTCCTGAAGTGCTTTCCTGCCCAGACTAAAGGAGCCTGCATCTTTGTGCATCCTCAGGCTAGGGCCATGAGCAGTAGAGAGGAAGGCTGAAGGGATGGGGTGCAATGTTCAGGGACCTTCTAGACTCAAACTTGGTAAGtagaggggaaatgggagggccCATGGCTTTTTCCTCACAGTGTCCCTGCTGGCCAGGAATTCCACCCCTGGGAGCCCAATCCCTATCTGGGGTTCTGGCTTACCTGGAAGGGAGGGTCCTCCTGACTATATAGAGGGTTGAAAGTACAGTCAGGGAAAACAACTTCCAGCAAAGAAGGAGGACCATCCCATAGAGGGAGCTGGACGTTCTGGGGCCTGGTGAGGGAAGGATTGGAAAACATAGGGTGAGCCCAGCCCCCAGCTTCCATCACATAACCCCAGGCTGGATCAGCCCCACAGCAACTCAGGTACCACGGCTGCACCTTGGTTTTGGAGGAAGTCACCTTACCTCCCTGAGCCCcggtttccttatctttaaaatgggaattatAACACCTACTTTAGAAAGTTATTTGAATCAAACAAGAGCACGCAGACGAAGTACCTAATAAGTGCTCAGTAGCTGTTGAATCTGAATGGTGAGTGGGACTTGGGGAAAGATGTTTCTTATTAGCTTATTACAATGAGCATATTGCAGGATCCAACTGTGTGATACTAGCATTGCTCAATACTATTTGGCATCTAAGGCATAACACTCTGAATAGGTTGCTGTCATTGCTGTCccttttcatagatgaggaaactgagtttcagaaagatgaagtgactttcccaagaccATACAGCAAGCACAGCAGAGCCAGCATTTGAACCCACCTGTCAGAGCCTTTAATAGCTTGGTTGTTCCGTCCCTACTCACCCAGACTCGCTTGCTCTTTCTCTCTAAGCTCGCTCAGCTTCATGCTGGCCTGGATTGGTGGCTGGGCATTGTGCCGCACCTGGCAGGTGAACAGCCTCTTGTCTTCCCACTCTGAGGTGTTGACCAGGAGATGGCTGTCTTGGCTGAATGTGCCATCTGGGTTTGTGGTGGGGGCAAGGGCTTCACAGGTCTCGAAGCCATGGTTCCTTTCCAGCCAGGTGATGTGTGCACCTTCTGGGTAGAACCTTTGCACGTGACAGATGAGGATGGCTGCCTGCAGACTTGGGATGGGGTGTGCTGATGCTCTCACTGTGGGCATAACTGAGACAACAGCCATTtctatcttatttctttttttgtgaaaattATGCTCAAAGGCAGGGACAGATTACTCAATAATCAAGGTATGTACAGGCTTACtggtgcttacttattaatctgtagtgcacaattttacatgtttttgtggtgaaacccatgtgaattgtgcactacagattagtaagtacacACAATGAAGCCCATGCGTTCCTTGCTTACAGTAAGACCATgcacaccttgcttactggttaacccgCCCCTGCTGGGAGAGCATCCATCCTTTCCCATTCTCAGGACATAACAGTGAGCAAGACAGAGCTGGGCCTGGCCTCATGGAATCCCATTCTGGTGGGGAGGACAGAGGTAAACAAGCAGTCACATGGCCACCACAAGGGTTCTGAGAGCCCACAGCTAGGGCACCTGACCTGGTCTTCGGGTAGAGCAGGTTAGGTAACGGTTTTGAAGGAAGTGACCTTTGAATGGAAATGCGAAGGATGGATAGGAACAAGCTGTATATGGTAGATTGTATTTTCCACAGCAAGCTGCACATACTCTTCTGGAAACTTGCCATTCTCTATCAGAGGCAGAGTCtatttctcttcctctggaaccCAGGTGGGACTTTGTAATTGCCTCGATAAATAGAATGTAGTGGATGTGACACTGTGTAACTTATGAGACTGGGTCATAAAATCTGATAAGGTTTCCACCAGCTCTGCCTCTCTTGGGGACGCTCACTGTTGGAACACAGTCACCAAGCTGTGAGGAAACCCAAACTAGCCTACATGCAAGACTAAGGAACTGAGGCCCCAGGCCAACAGCCAGCTGCAGCAATGGCCAGGCGGGTTCACGAATTCTCCTGTAGATGATCCAGTCTTTGAGGTCCCAGACATCATGAAGCAGAGACAAGCTGCCCCTGCTCTGCCCTGTCTGAATTCTTGATGCATAGGATCTATGAGCCTAATAAATGGTTGTTTCATACCTCTAAGTTTGGGGATAATTTGTCACACAGACCTAGTAACTGGGGCGTAACCAGAAAAGATAACTGGCAAATGTGTTTGGGGGAGAGCAGGAGAAAGGGGGCGCTGGGAGAGGCTTGGTGTTGGGAAGAACATCTCAGGCAGAGGGAAGGACATGGGCAGAGGCACTGAGGAGGAGcttgctgctgttgtgtgctgtcgagtagattccaaccttacaggacagagtagaaccgccccatagggtttcctaggctgaaatctttacgggagcagatcaccaggtcttttctcctgcagagtggctggtgggttctaactgctgacatttaggttagcagttgagcacttaaccattgtgctaccagggctccttgagaagaATCCTAGCACATTGTAAGCACAGGAAGAAGACCAAAGTGAGGGGGAGCATGGGCAAGATGAAGCAGAACTTGAAGCTAGTCTTCAAAATATGCTACACTTATGCCTAGAGGCACAGAAAGACTCCTAAGGAGTACAGACATtgataggtttaaaaaaaaaaaatgagtgttttgtttgtttacagcATGTGCTCTATGGTAAATTTAATGTTTCTTTCTCAAAATAATTGTTCCCATTATTATATTTTAGAACAAAACGGGTTCTGATTATTTCACTTTggattttaaaaattgtggtgaaatatatgtaacacaaAATGTGCCactttagccatttttaagtgcacaattcCAGGCACTGATAGTTTTAACACAGTTAACTTCTAGATCTTCAAACCTCAGAGGACTCTTTCCTACAGTCGATCCGGCTGGGAGTGAACATCAAGGCCATTTCCCCCTCTGCCTCCTGTTTCTCAATTTTCCTCCTACTTCACTAAGGAAAATCCATCCTGAATGTAACTATGGTGCACTGCCCTTGGTCTCTATACCAACTCAAAGTTCTGCTTGCCAGGAAGCCAGCCTAATCAAAGCATCATGAACTCTTCTACCCACCTCACTGAGCTGCATTTCCAACATTTGAATGGTCCTTTTAATAACTATTTATCCAAATTTATCATACATTTAGATTgtttggaaaccccagtggcttagtggttaagaactatggctgctaaccaaaaggttggcagtttgaatccaccaggcgctccttggaaactctatggggcagttctgctctctcttatagggccactatgagtcagaattgactcaacagcaatgggttttagattCTTTTGATCGATTGTGTAATTCaatccaaaataaaattttttttttttttttttaacactgaggGCCAGGGCGGATGGACATCGGGAGCAGTGAGGGCAATACCCTTGGCCTTTCCTTCCATATTTCTGTAAAGTTTGGGTCAGCCCAACAGCTTGGCCTGTGCTGTGGGGAGAACAGATAATGGACTTGGACCTTATGAGGTCAGAGTGAGAAAGGTGGGGAAACAGCTTTGCCTGCATTGCTCCCTCCCCTGATGCCAGGGTGGGCTTAAGAAGCATCTTCAAAGGTGTTGATTGGCAGTCTAGCACTGGCAGTTTTTGCAACAGTGTTAGGAGCCCACGTGGGGAATCCGTGTGGGAGAATTCCCCTCACTGTGCTCGGTGGTCTCTGCCTCTCCCCCGGCTCTTTCTTTTCCATGCACCCCTCTTCTCACTAAGCCTCAGCCACACCAGCTGCTTTCTGCTCAGCAAACATGTTGGGCTCTCCATGACCCCCTTCCagtcacagggcctttgcacaccctgttttctctgcctggaatgctctctaCTCTTTGCTTGGCTGACTCCTTTGCATCTTACATGCCTTGGCTCAAACATCACTTCTTCAAAAAGGCCTTTCCTGAGTAAActagatttcttttgttttcatttatttcacacTTTGCTCATTCCCTGGGAGTtcatgggtggtacaaacggttaatgaattcacctgctaactgaaagtttgtaggtttgagtccactcagagatgcctcagaagaaaggcctggtgatctacttgcaaaaaatcagccatggaaaaccctaagaagcaccgttctactctgacacacacagggtcaccatgagtcggaatcgacacaacggcaacttttttgttgttgtttttccctgTAGAGCAAATATTACAATTCATAATCACATAGTTGTTTGTTTGTATTCTTGGCTAATGTCTGTTTCCCCCACATGACTGTGAATTCAGCAGGGCAGAACCAGGTCTGCTGTGTTTTCCAGGATCCCCAGACACCTAGAACACTGTTGCCACATAgctcttgttgaatgaatgaatgaacctgtGCCCCCCATCCCCTCAAATGTACTAGAGGGAAGGAAGCTCTGAAAGGACAGAACCTGATCATTGCATCACATGGGAAGAAGATGACCATTAAAACAGGGATCCTCATACTAACTCCAGGGTCTTTGTTGAAGCACGAACGGGAGGACGCAGGTGAAGTGCTGCAAACAGGGAACCTGTATGGTTTCAAGGGATGGCCCTGGtggtgggagtggggaggagcCCTTACCTTGGAGGAACTGCGACATGGTCACATGCCCACTGAGCAGGCCCTGCAATTCGCTGTGAGCCACTTGGCAGGTGACCTGGGAGTGGAGTGAGGAGATGGTGAGGGTCACTTGGGTGGTGCTGATGACAGTGTAGGAGGAGGCGTCTCCAGGTGGGAGGACTAGGGTCTGAAGGGCTGGAATCTCCATGCCATTTTCAAGCCATTTCAGACTGATGTTTCTGGGAAAGAAGCCAGTTGACGTGCAGGTGAGATTTACTACCTGGCCAGGGCTGGTCCTCTTGGAGGGGCCAGAGACCTTTGGAGGGGAGGGCTTAGCTTTGGCCAAGGCAAGTGTggagaaagaggagaggagagaagacgagaagaaaaaatagcaagTTAACCTCTAACCACCTTCGTGGTTAACCCTGCTTGGCTTCCGCCTCAAATCCCTcatctccatttttctccttttcataaCTTTTATTTCCAGCTCACACTCTGAAACCAGACCTTGGTGATTTtgctaaaatgcaaatctgaccaTGTCATTTCCTTGTtctctctgtctgtgtgtctttcctccctcctcttctctgtcttttccctctcttcctccctcaggccctctttccttccttttaaagTCAAAgtccattgtttaaaaaaatcaaaagtgcTCTGTAAGGCCTATCATGAAAAACAGCAGCTTCTGGCTTCCTTCCCCTgtaaaaattatagaacaaccaCTTTTAACTATTTTACCTGTTCCTTTGGACACTTCCCTTCATGTTTCTAGATTAATATGCTCATACTTATTTCTTGATATTTCGGTTTTATATATTATGGATAAATCTACTACTATGGAAGAGGATGACTTAGCTCTCTTATGTCTCCCTCCACCTGCCACACACACAATTTCCCCTCCTTACATCTTTGTATCAAAGACACGTTGCTTACTCCATGTTTTGGTAAACCACAAAAAGTGCATGAAAGGGAGTTCTTGGTGGCTTTGTAAACTTGGCAgtttgactgttgttgttgttgttacatgctgtcgagtcagtttcgactcatagcgaccctatgcacaacagaacaaaacactgcctggtcctgagccatccttaccatcgttgttatgcttgagctcattgttgcagccactgtgtcaatccacctcgttgagggtctccctcttttctgctgaccctgcactctgccaagcatgatgtccttctccagggactgatcccttctgacaacatgtccaaagtgtgtaagacgcagtctcgccatccttgcttctaaggagcactcgggttgtacttcttctaagacagatttgtttgttcttttggcacctcagaagaaaagtctgtagatttatttctgaaaaagcagtcattgaaaaccctatggagcacagttggcaacggcttttttttttttctttatagaaatcaatatattatggactgccaaagaatgaacaaaccagtcttagaagaaataaaccaaaatgttccttagaagtgagaatggcaagagttcaactcactttggacatgtcataggaaagaccaattgctagaaaaggaagtCACGTTTGGTAGAGAAGTGGTCCAAAGAAACGAGGGGAACACTGAATGAGATGACTTGACgcaatagctgcaacagtggacgcAAACACACCACCAGTCGTGAGGGTagtccaggactgggcagtgttttggtctgttgtacacaAAGTTGCCACgcgtcggagctgactcaacagcaaacaacaacaatctaggACAAAATTCGAGAAATATAGGGATTATATATCCATATAAAACTATGATCCTTATGAGTTTCTTCCACAATAATTCTATCATTGTTGTTTTTGGGATTCCATAGTACCACACATTTAAGATTATGTTTTTAAGTCTAATTGGTTGTAATATCTTGAATACTAACAATATACACTAATATAAGAATTGTTAGGTAACAGTCACTCTTCTACGTTTTTTGCAGTTATAAACTCATTTACATTTATAggtcctcacaacaatcctaccAGGTGGGTGCTATTCTTATCTTCCTCTTccatgtgaggaaactgaggcacagagaagttaaacttAACTAAGGTCGCACAGCTTCTAAATGGtagagctagaatttgaacctaggccatctggctccagagtctatcCTTTTATCCATTATGCTTTCCTGCCTATTTTGTGGTCCTTTAGAAGCTGTAAGATTCTAAAGAGTTAGGATTCTATTACATATGGCCCTGGGATTCTATTTCACTCCACTCCTTCACCATAACTTATCCCCATCCCTATCTTCTACCCTCAGTCTGGGCATAAGGGCCAAAAGGGTTGAGGCTCTAGGGAACTTGGACTCACCATTCACAGTCACCAGGGTGCCTGGACCAGACTTAAACTCCACGTCCTCAGGGCTCCCTTTCCTGAACTTCACACAGTAGTAGATGCCAGAATCCTCAGTTGACATGTCCATGATGCGGATGGAATAGTCCGTGTTGCCTCTTATTGTCTGGTCTGTAACATTTGTTACTCGGGGGAAGAGGCGTACGCGGTCTAGGCCTCCTTTGAAACTGTAGACTAACTGCCGATCTGGTCCATTCCCCTTGAACCACTGGACGGGCCCCACGGGTTGCGGAGAGGAGACGACGCAGGACAGAGTGACTGCCTCTCCAGCTGTGACTGACACCGATGTCTCACGCTGAGTCACCTGCAGCTCCTGCTCACCTGCCGCTCCTGGTAAGAAACACAGGTCAGCTCCCAAGTCCCCTGCCCTGGCCCAGCTGGGGCTTAGGTTGGAGCACAAATGCCTGCATCCAGATTGAAGCTGAAGTGCCAGTAACCCTTTCTGTTGATGTCATGTATTGGCTTCTAAGAAGGGCAAATTGCTAGTTTGGGTGCTAAAAGGAACGCAGAGATAGGACAGACAGAGAGCCCTTGCAGAGGCCATGAATGAGGAAGTCAAGagggaagaaataaatttatgaaaAGATATTTAGCAACCCAGTAAAGCAGTGAAATGCCAGGAGCAAAATGCTAAAGTTCATGAGCGAATAGCTGGGaaagttaaac encodes the following:
- the LOC126067596 gene encoding signal-regulatory protein beta-1-like isoform X3 gives rise to the protein MPVAASQPCLPRPSLMLSLLLGLAGAAGEQELQVTQRETSVSVTAGEAVTLSCVVSSPQPVGPVQWFKGNGPDRQLVYSFKGGLDRVRLFPRVTNVTDQTIRGNTDYSIRIMDMSTEDSGIYYCVKFRKGSPEDVEFKSGPGTLVTVNAKPSPPKVSGPSKRTSPGQVVNLTCTSTGFFPRNISLKWLENGMEIPALQTLVLPPGDASSYTVISTTQVTLTISSLHSQVTCQVAHSELQGLLSGHVTMSQFLQVMPTVRASAHPIPSLQAAILICHVQRFYPEGAHITWLERNHGFETCEALAPTTNPDGTFSQDSHLLVNTSEWEDKRLFTCQVRHNAQPPIQASMKLSELREKEQASLGPRTSSSLYGMVLLLCWKLFSLTVLSTLYIVRRTLPSRKTHLGRGTAVTPVAVTPASPASAAF
- the LOC126067596 gene encoding signal-regulatory protein beta-1-like isoform X5; this encodes MPVAASQPCLPRPSLMLSLLLGLAGAAGEQELQVTQRETSVSVTAGEAVTLSCVVSSPQPVGPVQWFKGNGPDRQLVYSFKGGLDRVRLFPRVTNVTDQTIRGNTDYSIRIMDMSTEDSGIYYCVKFRKGSPEDVEFKSGPGTLVTVNAKPSPPKVSGPSKRTSPGQVVNLTCTSTGFFPRNISLKWLENGMEIPALQTLVLPPGDASSYTVISTTQVTLTISSLHSQVTCQVAHSELQGLLSGHVTMSQFLQVMPTVRASAHPIPSLQAAILICHVQRFYPEGAHITWLERNHGFETCEALAPTTNPDGTFSQDSHLLVNTSEWEDKRLFTCQVRHNAQPPIQASMKLSELREKEQASLGPRTSSSLYGMVLLLCWKLFSLTVLSTLYIVRRTLPSRHCPGPPL
- the LOC126067596 gene encoding signal-regulatory protein beta-1-like isoform X4, with product MPVAASQPCLPRPSLMLSLLLGLAGAAGEQELQVTQRETSVSVTAGEAVTLSCVVSSPQPVGPVQWFKGNGPDRQLVYSFKGGLDRVRLFPRVTNVTDQTIRGNTDYSIRIMDMSTEDSGIYYCVKFRKGSPEDVEFKSGPGTLVTVNAKPSPPKVSGPSKRTSPGQVVNLTCTSTGFFPRNISLKWLENGMEIPALQTLVLPPGDASSYTVISTTQVTLTISSLHSQVTCQVAHSELQGLLSGHVTMSQFLQVMPTVRASAHPIPSLQAAILICHVQRFYPEGAHITWLERNHGFETCEALAPTTNPDGTFSQDSHLLVNTSEWEDKRLFTCQVRHNAQPPIQASMKLSELREKEQASLGPRTSSSLYGMVLLLCWKLFSLTVLSTLYIVRRTLPSSNPVPPHAAVSLTKAIP
- the LOC126067596 gene encoding signal-regulatory protein beta-1-like isoform X2 — protein: MGNGNDPSPLQKGAAGEQELQVTQRETSVSVTAGEAVTLSCVVSSPQPVGPVQWFKGNGPDRQLVYSFKGGLDRVRLFPRVTNVTDQTIRGNTDYSIRIMDMSTEDSGIYYCVKFRKGSPEDVEFKSGPGTLVTVNAKPSPPKVSGPSKRTSPGQVVNLTCTSTGFFPRNISLKWLENGMEIPALQTLVLPPGDASSYTVISTTQVTLTISSLHSQVTCQVAHSELQGLLSGHVTMSQFLQVMPTVRASAHPIPSLQAAILICHVQRFYPEGAHITWLERNHGFETCEALAPTTNPDGTFSQDSHLLVNTSEWEDKRLFTCQVRHNAQPPIQASMKLSELREKEQASLGPRTSSSLYGMVLLLCWKLFSLTVLSTLYIVRRTLPSRPSRVHVDCSNNFLLLWTPPIHLLHRHQTTTRRRWRMSQMTHTLKLQIKQSSL
- the LOC126067596 gene encoding signal-regulatory protein beta-1-like isoform X6 — its product is MPVAASQPCLPRPSLMLSLLLGLAGAAGEQELQVTQRETSVSVTAGEAVTLSCVVSSPQPVGPVQWFKGNGPDRQLVYSFKGGLDRVRLFPRVTNVTDQTIRGNTDYSIRIMDMSTEDSGIYYCVKFRKGSPEDVEFKSGPGTLVTVNAKPSPPKVSGPSKRTSPGQVVNLTCTSTGFFPRNISLKWLENGMEIPALQTLVLPPGDASSYTVISTTQVTLTISSLHSQVTCQVAHSELQGLLSGHVTMSQFLQGPRTSSSLYGMVLLLCWKLFSLTVLSTLYIVRRTLPSRPSRVHVDCSNNFLLLWTPPIHLLHRHQTTTRRRWRMSQMTHTLKLQIKQSSL
- the LOC126067596 gene encoding signal-regulatory protein beta-1-like isoform X1 → MPVAASQPCLPRPSLMLSLLLGLAGAAGEQELQVTQRETSVSVTAGEAVTLSCVVSSPQPVGPVQWFKGNGPDRQLVYSFKGGLDRVRLFPRVTNVTDQTIRGNTDYSIRIMDMSTEDSGIYYCVKFRKGSPEDVEFKSGPGTLVTVNAKPSPPKVSGPSKRTSPGQVVNLTCTSTGFFPRNISLKWLENGMEIPALQTLVLPPGDASSYTVISTTQVTLTISSLHSQVTCQVAHSELQGLLSGHVTMSQFLQVMPTVRASAHPIPSLQAAILICHVQRFYPEGAHITWLERNHGFETCEALAPTTNPDGTFSQDSHLLVNTSEWEDKRLFTCQVRHNAQPPIQASMKLSELREKEQASLGPRTSSSLYGMVLLLCWKLFSLTVLSTLYIVRRTLPSRPSRVHVDCSNNFLLLWTPPIHLLHRHQTTTRRRWRMSQMTHTLKLQIKQSSL